Sequence from the Pedobacter sp. D749 genome:
CAGATGGTATTACAGATGAGTTTTTAAAACCAGTAGTATTAACACAAGACAACGGTGCTCCGGTAGCGACCATTCAAAATGATGATGTGGTAATCTGTTTCAATTTCCGCACAGACAGAGGACGTGAGATTACAACAGCATTAACACAAAAAGATTTCCCGGAGCAACAAATGCATAAACTACCATTGTATTATGTGACCATGACTACCTACGATGAGAGCTTTGAAAAGGTAAATGTAATTTTCACCAAAGATGATTTAATCCAGACCATCGGTGAAGTATTGGCCAATAATAATAAAAACCAGATCCGCATTGCTGAAACTGAAAAATATCCTCATGTAACCTTTTTCTTCTCTGGCGGAAGAGAGGCTGAATTTGCCAATGAGAAACGCATTTTAATTCCTTCACCGAAAGTAGCAACCTACGATCTTCAACCTGAAATGAGTGCCGCAGGAATTACCGATGCCATTACCAAAGAAATGGAAACAGGATGGGCTGATTTTATTTGTTTAAACTTTGCCAATCCAGATATGGTTGGACATACAGGCGTTTTTGAAGCGGTAGTAAAAGCGGTTGAAACTGCAGATAAATGTGCTGAAACCGTGGTAAACAAAGGTTTGGAAAATGGTTATTCGTTTATCCTTTTAGCCGATCATGGAAACTCAGAATTTATGGTAAATGGTGATGGATCTGCCAATACTGCGCATACCACCAACCTGGTACCTTGTATTTTAATTGATAAAGACTATAAAACCATTGCAGATGGTAAATTAGGCGACATTGCCCCTACTATTCTAAAAATATTAGGTGTAGCTATTCCAGAAGAAATGACAGGAAACGTTTTAGTATAATGGTTAAAAAACTTTTTATCCCGGTATTTGCTTTGGTTTTATTTTCCTGCAACCAGCGGAAAGAAGCTGAAGCAAATACCAGTTTAAGTTATTTCGATGTTAAGGGTTATTTCGGAAAAGAAATTTCACGCTTGCAGCGCTCAAATCCCGATGTAGATAAAACGGTGAGTATAAATGGCATAGCGGAACATAAAAAAGCCAAAATTACCGATTGGACAAAGGAACTTGCCATTTTTGTTAATGCAGATATCAATAAAACCTCCTGGAAAGGTAGTTTTAAAACTAAAGAACAAGATGGAGTTGATATTTACACTTCCGATAATAAGAAAATCCCTATCAAGAAGATTTCTATAACCTGGAAAGGCCAGAAAGCAGGTAAAATAGAGATTATAATCAATAATAAAAATATCTTATACCAATCACAGGACACTTTAATCTACTGCCCTGATAGCTTATACGAAATCAAAAAACAACAGAAAATCAGATTGCTAAAGGAAAAAAAGTATTCCGTTATTGGAAAACTGAAATAAAAAAAATGGGACCCGAAAATATTCAGGTCCCATTTTTTTTGAAAGGATGTATTTTATTTTAGGCTAGCAATCTGCGCCTTATCGTAGGTTACCCAATCAACAATATCTTTTCTTAATGGCTGCAAGGTTAATACCTTCTGAAAATCAGCGATAGAGTTATTGAACAAAGCTACACAAGCTGCTTTTTCTTCTTTTTTCTTTGCTTTAAAAGATCTGAAAATTGCATAATCCTTGTAAGCTAAGCCCCGGTTCTGAAACATCTGTACATCTTCATCACCATTAATTTCAATGGCTTTTGTAAAATCTTTGAGAGATGCCAGATAAAAATTTTCGCGCATGGTATTTAACGATTCTTTGGGATCGTTAGCTATTTTCAACCTTGCGATACCACGATAGTAGTAAGCGGAAACCGCTGCAGGTTTGATGTTTAATAACCGGCTGTAAGTGGCAATACACTTCTCGTATTCGCGATTTTGGAAGTAAGAATATCCAAGCATCTGGAGTACGTTTGCATTATCAGGAGTTTTAGTATCTGCTTTTTCTAATTGTGTAGCCGCAGTTTTATAATCACCTTTCATCATAGCCTGCATGCTTCTTTCGTAATTGCTTTGCGCAAAACTACTCGTTGATGTAAAAATAATTAACCCTAAAATCGCCTTTTTAAAATAGTTCATGTATGAGTAATAAGTTAACAAATCTAACGCCTAACCGAATTTTATAGGAGGAATTTTTTGCAATATAATCCTATTCTGATAATTTAAAAGTTTTTAATTTTCTTTCATTCACACCAGGTGCCCTAAACATTAGCTTAAACGCTAAAAAATGCATAATATGATATTGGCGAAAATATTTATATTTTTCTGCCTTTTTAACATAAGATTAATATTATTTTCATTTTGGCACAAGAGTTGAATTTATTAAGCGAATACCAAAATTAAACAAATTGAATACGATCAAACTGCCAGTTTGTCGTTAGCGGAAAATGTGATAATGAGTAAACAAGATATATTTGATTTCCATACAGCAATGCCAATTATAAATGAAGATACAGAGTTTTTTCCTTTAATGTCTCAACAAGACGAAGAGGAAATGAACAATGAGGAAACACCCGAAACGTTGGCCATATTGCCTTTGCGAAACACAGTTTTATTTCCAGGAGTAGTTATTCCGATTACAGTTGGAAGAGATAAATCGATTAAGCTAATTAAGGAAGCTTACAAAGGGAATAAGATTATTGGTGTTGTGTCTCAAAAAGACGTTTCTATTGAAGATCCCACTTTTGAGCAGCTTAACACGGTTGGTACTGTTGCCAACATTATTAAATTATTACAGATGCCTGATGGGAATACGACTGTAATTATCCAGGGTAAACAACGCTTCAGTTTAATTGAAGAGGTGCAGAATGAACCTTATATCAAAGCGGTTGTTAAAAAGTTCGAAGAGCAAAAGCATAAGGCGGATAAGGAGTTCAAAACATTAATTGCTTCTATACGCGAGATGTCTGCACAGATTATCCAGCTTTCACCAAATATTCCAAGCGAAGCCAGTATTGCACTAAAAAACATTGAGAGCAATTCATTTTTGATCAATTTCATTTCATCAAATATGAATGCCGAAATGGCCGATAAGCAAAAAATCCTTGAAATGGATAAATTGCAGGAAAGAGCGCAAAAAGTAATGGAACTCTTAATGGTCGAATTACAGATGCTGGAGCTGAGAAATCAGATTCAATCAAAAGTGCGTACAGATTTAGATAAACAGCAACGCGATTATTTCTTAAATCAACAGCTAAAAACCATCCAGGAAGAACTGGGCGGAAATTCTGCCGATTTAGAATTTGATGCTTTACAGGAAAGA
This genomic interval carries:
- the gpmI gene encoding 2,3-bisphosphoglycerate-independent phosphoglycerate mutase; the protein is MVNNKKLALIILDGWGYGKQDNSDAAYAANTPFFDSLLQKYPNSRLEASGEAVGLPAGQMGNSEVGHMNLGAGRVVYQELGRINKSITDRELHHNPVLVSAFDYAKQHNKAVHFIGLVSNGGVHAHIEHLKSLCDAANEANVPNTFVHAFLDGRDTDPNSGLGFITDLENHIQNTNAKLATMVGRYYAMDRDNRWERVKQAYDVMVNGIGEKTQDALTAIKKSYADGITDEFLKPVVLTQDNGAPVATIQNDDVVICFNFRTDRGREITTALTQKDFPEQQMHKLPLYYVTMTTYDESFEKVNVIFTKDDLIQTIGEVLANNNKNQIRIAETEKYPHVTFFFSGGREAEFANEKRILIPSPKVATYDLQPEMSAAGITDAITKEMETGWADFICLNFANPDMVGHTGVFEAVVKAVETADKCAETVVNKGLENGYSFILLADHGNSEFMVNGDGSANTAHTTNLVPCILIDKDYKTIADGKLGDIAPTILKILGVAIPEEMTGNVLV
- a CDS encoding tetratricopeptide repeat protein, encoding MNYFKKAILGLIIFTSTSSFAQSNYERSMQAMMKGDYKTAATQLEKADTKTPDNANVLQMLGYSYFQNREYEKCIATYSRLLNIKPAAVSAYYYRGIARLKIANDPKESLNTMRENFYLASLKDFTKAIEINGDEDVQMFQNRGLAYKDYAIFRSFKAKKKEEKAACVALFNNSIADFQKVLTLQPLRKDIVDWVTYDKAQIASLK